Proteins encoded by one window of Arachis ipaensis cultivar K30076 chromosome B04, Araip1.1, whole genome shotgun sequence:
- the LOC107636326 gene encoding uncharacterized protein LOC107636326 — translation MNVYQFDRSRTNFPVEELVAVPRSRQQNYQVLLDECKCDCGYFQALYIPRRHVLAACSHARLDWRRFVHPVYRIESVFNIYILEFRPIGHVDDWPSYDGPRIRPNPRTMRVKRGRPVSSRIRKNMDDVEHNGEKRCGLCRQSGHTRRT, via the coding sequence ATGAATGTTTACCAGTTTGATCGGTCCAGGACAAACTTCCCGGTTGAAGAGTTAGTGGCAGTTCCGAGATCCAGGCAACAGAATTATCAGGTGCTGCTTGATGAGTGCAAGTGTGATTGTGGGTATTTTCAGGCTCTTTATATTCCTCGTCGTCACGTGCTTGCAGCTTGCTCTCATGCAAGGCTTGATTGGAGGCGGTTTGTTCACCCTGTGTACCGCATAGAATCGGTCTTCAATATTTACATATTAGAGTTTCGACCAATAGGACACGTGGATGACTGGCCATCGTATGACGGTCCTCGAATCCGTCCCAACCCTCGGACGATGAGAGTGAAGAGAGGTCGGCCAGTGAGCTCCAGGATTCGTAAGAACATGGATGATGTTGAGCATAACGGCGAGAAGCGGTGCGGATTGTGCCGCCAAAGCGGGCACACGCGGAGGACTTGA